A part of Uloborus diversus isolate 005 chromosome 6, Udiv.v.3.1, whole genome shotgun sequence genomic DNA contains:
- the LOC129224343 gene encoding serine/threonine-protein kinase mos-like: MSFREPLLTISQNPQSPVRSSTRYENSNIETTPKLPKRERLASFSRLLNSAKLKELFADTTFETNSQKAPSSKESASPGSDVSIQIDESSPLEELCRKKRKWNAYLHVPKSPRFVGGNSSPLSPCRLQLTPLRTPLYTPNRSGTFLGRGSFGNVKLFEYKGKRYALKLIHHIQSFVGEKNLLGLSHPHLVKIFHIWNLVDNILICMEFAGHCNLQQLLDTKSDIDFNRRLSFCIQIASGLNHCHKSHIVHGDVKPANVIINPYGICKLGDFGHSLYLKSSEDSIGAADDIVGTAAYAAPEVLRGKRPSVRSDVFSFGILLWQVQSREIPFAGLHPHIVIYKVVHYCERPSFGNTSSKALNLYAETAKLCWSENPENRLEMTEVIQKLLTVKSMERTK, translated from the exons ATGAGTTTCCGAGAGCCATTGCTGACGATTTCCCAGAATCCTCAGTCACCAGTCCGTTCGTCAACTCGATATGAGAATAGTAACATCGAGACAACACCGAAGTTACCAAAGCGTGAGCGATTGGCTTCATTTTCACGATTACTTAACTCTGCGAAGCTAAAGGAGTTGTTCGCGGACACTACATTTGAAACTAATTCTCAAAAGGCGCCGTCTTCAAAAGAGAGCGCTTCACCGGGCTCTGATGTCAGCATTCAAATTGATGAAAGTAGTCCTCTAGAGGAGCTCTGCAGGAAAAAGAGAAAGTg GAATGCTTATCTCCATGTACCTAAATCTCCAAGGTTCGTCGGAGGAAATTCTTCTCCATTGTCCCCTTGTCGTCTGCAACTAACGCCCTTGCGTACTCCACTCTACACTCCTAATAGATCAGGAACATTCTTAGGAAGAGGTTCCTTTGGAAACGTTAAACTGTTTGAATATAAAG gtAAGCGTTATGCTCTGAAGCTAATACACCATATTCAAAGTTTTGTGGGAGAAAAAAATCTCTTGGGCCTTTCTCATCCTCATCTGGTGAAGATTTTCCACATTTGGAATTTGGTGGATAACATCCTTATCTGCATGGAGTTTGCCGGGCATTGCAATTTACAACAGCTCTTAGACACTAAGAGCGATATTGATTTTAACAGGAGactaag ctTTTGCATCCAAATTGCGTCTGGGTTAAACCATTGCCACAAAAGCCACATCGTCCACGGTGACGTTAAGCCAGCCAATGTGATAATCAACCCATACGGGATTTGCAAACTCGGTGATTTCGGCCACAGCCTGTATCTTAAGTCCTCGGAAGATTCGATTGGTGCAGCTGATGATATTGTGGGCACCGCAGCATACGCAGCCCCGGAAGTGTTGAGAGGCAAAAGGCCTTCTGTTCGGTCGGATGTTTTTTCCTTCGGAATATTATTATGGCAGGTACAGTCAAGAGAAATTCCGTTCGCTGGATTGCATCCGCATATTGTCATTTACAAG GTTGTGCATTATTGCGAAAGACCCAGTTTTGGCAATACTTCTAGCAAAGCGCTTAACTTATACGCTGAGACTGCCAAGCTTTGTTGGTCAGAAAACCCGGAAAATCGGCTTGAAATGACTGAAGTAATTCAGAAATTGCTCACAGTAAAATCTATGGAGAGAACAAAATGA